The following is a genomic window from Adhaeribacter radiodurans.
TATAGTGGTGAAAAGAGAAGTTATCCTCTTTAACGGGTTACAGCTTTCTACACCTTTGATCCATAATTAATTTAAAGAATAGGCCGTTATTAGGATAGGTAAATTAAAAAACCAGTCAGAATGAATCACTATCTAGTGTACTTTCTGACTGGTTTTATTTAAATGAAATTAATTAGGCTACTTCACTATCTTCCGCACAGTTATATTTAGACCCTTCTTGCCTGACAGTAACAAGTATTTACCTAATACAAAAAATAGTCTGCGGTTTACTTTTTAAGGCTAAAAAAGTGGTTGTATAAGGTGAGTTTAGTGGTTAAAGCCAGGATAGTAATTTACAATTTACTTTAAGCTATTTCTAATCTGTTAAATAAATCAGGAAATAGTCTTATTTCATATTGATTAACCTTTAAAGTTAAGTTGAACCGAGTTTAACTAAATAGCAATTAAGGCGCGAAATACTTTACTTGCACCCAATCCCAAGCGCGAGTCTCCGTTTTGCTTTCCGGATTATTCATGTAATCTATAATGGCGTCCCGTTTAGCGATATCCCTTAATAATCCATATTCATTCAGCTCTACCCCAAATTGACTGGATACATCCTGCCCTAAATTCTGGAGTAGAAAAGAGTCCAAAACTAAGCTACCCAATTCATTAGAGCAATTCTGGATAATATCATAACCAATTACTTTTCCCTTTTCCGGAGACATAGTCAAAATAGCTTTCTCCATCTGCTTATAAATTGCCTTGTCATACTCCTGTGGATTAGTTTTTAATTCCTGCCATAGTTTTACTAATTCTTGTTCGGAATACGAAACCGAGAGAATATAAGTATCCGGCAGATAAGAAAAGAACCGATTGCGGTATTCCTGAGCCAGCTTTAGATCGGTGAAGGTCATTCCCCACCTTAATTTACCTGCCTGGTATTGATCCGTCACCCAGTTACGGATTTCCATCAAATTAAGATCGGGTAGCTGCAAATAAGCTTTCAGCGCCGCATCATCTGCTTTCAAGTTGGTTCCGTGGTAGTGGACCCAACCCGGGTAACCCGGTATATCTCCATAAACAAAAGCCCAATGTCCGAGCAGGTTATCATTAAAGGCCTGACACACGGTGAAAAGTTGCTGAAAAAGAGGTGGGGCAAACCCGTAGTTCTTTAGCCGCATTACATAATAAGCTTCCATTGGATAACTCATCTGACTAACAAATTATAAAAGGTTTAAAGCAGAAACCACCCAGTCATTAACCTGAGCAATTATGAATTAAATTGCTGCACCCGGAATTATTAAAAATATACTGCTTGCCTATTAGGCAAGGGGTACAAACATTTAATAAATTTCTAAAGGAAAATCCGTATACCAGAATCCATCAGGTAGCTGGTGGCAGAGGGGATGGTACTACATTTTTAACGGGCTTCAAAGACTTTAAATAAGCAAATACAGCTTCAATATCCTGATCTGTTAGGGTAGCATAATTAGGCCACGGCATGGGCGGCAGCAGCATGCGCGTATTATCTTTACCCTTGTACTTGCCCTCCCGGAGCGCCTTTTTGAAATTTTCTAAAGTCCAGTTGCCTATACCTGTAGCGTCAGGGGTAAGATTAGCGGCAAAAGATGTTCCCCAGGGACCTACGGCTGCCGTGTTGTTGCTATTAAACAACACCCATCCGTTTTTTGAAGCGCTTCCCCCCTGCGTCGGCAACTTTTCTTCTGCTATATGGCCTGCTAGCAAATACCTTTTATCTGGTACGGGTCCCCGATCAGTCATAGTTTTAGGGGAATGGCAATCATTGCACCCGCCTACGGCTACCAGGTACTTGCCTCTTTCCACCAGTTCCTTTTGTCCCACAACCATGTTCCGGGCTTCTTTTTGGGTGGTATTACTTTCACTGTTGGCCTGCTCGCAAGAGGTCAGCAAAACCACGGCACTTACAATAATTAAAGTATTCTTCATCAAGTTTTAGGTTTATTTCTTAAGCAAATTAATTTGATACAGCGCCTCCAGTATTACCGTAAAGGTGCTAACTAGAACCTATTCCCGAGGTTAATTAAAAACTCCAGGTAGGTATAAGAGGTAAATTAAATGGGTTAGTAAAAGGGTTATTGGCCTGCAGTAAACTTTGCTGCGCCCAAAAATATT
Proteins encoded in this region:
- a CDS encoding c-type cytochrome; protein product: MKNTLIIVSAVVLLTSCEQANSESNTTQKEARNMVVGQKELVERGKYLVAVGGCNDCHSPKTMTDRGPVPDKRYLLAGHIAEEKLPTQGGSASKNGWVLFNSNNTAAVGPWGTSFAANLTPDATGIGNWTLENFKKALREGKYKGKDNTRMLLPPMPWPNYATLTDQDIEAVFAYLKSLKPVKNVVPSPLPPAT